One window of Candidatus Binataceae bacterium genomic DNA carries:
- a CDS encoding CoA transferase: MGNTRLPLAGVRVLDFTWAWAGPFATLQMAHMGAEVLRIESEKRPCVTRTIPPFADDVPGPNRSGYFNQYNQGKRSVTLNLAAPEGLQVIYDLAPQCDVVVENFAGGVSQRMGLGYEKLRQYRPDLIMISMSGYGQDGPYKNYLGYGPPAAALSGFFATMGYEGGPPMELGISYMDPNAGVFAAIAVMAALINRKKTGKGRFIDQSQLETATALIGEGLMQYSMTGAEPTRMGNHDRLMAPHNTYKAVGDADKWVSIVVGSESEWRSLCSTMGQPELARDPRFNTAAARKANELALDEIISAWTSSRDRWEVTKALQRAGVAAFPSMSNKDLANDGHLRKRGCLVELEHPEVGRRTHIGMPWTVRQHPRGVRSPAPLRGADTEAVLGRLLGYSAEKITELREAGILS; this comes from the coding sequence ATGGGAAACACTAGGCTACCCCTCGCGGGAGTGCGAGTGCTTGATTTCACATGGGCTTGGGCGGGACCTTTTGCGACGCTGCAAATGGCGCATATGGGTGCGGAAGTGCTGCGGATCGAAAGTGAGAAACGGCCCTGCGTCACCCGGACGATACCGCCGTTCGCGGACGACGTGCCGGGACCGAATCGTTCCGGATATTTTAACCAATACAACCAGGGCAAACGTAGCGTCACGCTCAATCTTGCTGCACCTGAAGGGCTGCAAGTAATTTACGATCTGGCGCCGCAATGCGACGTCGTGGTCGAAAATTTCGCTGGTGGCGTCTCGCAACGGATGGGCTTAGGTTACGAAAAGCTGCGCCAATATCGGCCTGACCTGATCATGATCTCGATGTCAGGCTACGGTCAGGATGGACCATACAAGAACTATCTCGGTTATGGACCGCCTGCAGCAGCGCTGTCCGGCTTTTTCGCCACGATGGGATACGAAGGCGGTCCGCCGATGGAACTGGGTATCTCTTACATGGATCCCAACGCCGGCGTGTTCGCTGCGATCGCGGTGATGGCTGCGCTGATAAATCGAAAAAAGACCGGCAAGGGTCGCTTCATCGATCAGTCGCAACTCGAAACCGCGACCGCTTTGATAGGCGAGGGCCTGATGCAGTACTCTATGACGGGCGCCGAGCCGACCCGGATGGGTAACCATGATCGCCTGATGGCGCCGCACAATACCTATAAGGCAGTAGGCGACGCGGACAAATGGGTGAGTATAGTAGTCGGCAGCGAAAGCGAATGGCGCTCGCTGTGCTCGACGATGGGACAGCCGGAGCTGGCGCGCGATCCGCGCTTCAATACAGCGGCGGCACGTAAAGCAAATGAGTTGGCACTGGATGAGATAATCAGTGCCTGGACGAGCTCCCGCGATCGCTGGGAGGTCACCAAGGCATTACAGCGCGCCGGCGTGGCCGCATTTCCCTCGATGAGTAACAAGGACCTTGCAAACGACGGCCATCTGCGGAAAAGAGGATGCCTGGTTGAGCTGGAGCATCCGGAGGTTGGCCGGAGAACGCACATCGGCATGCCCTGGACCGTGAGGCAGCATCCGCGGGGGGTGCGTAGCCCGGCGCCGCTGCGCGGTGCGGATACCGAAGCGGTGCTGGGCCGGCTGCTCGGCTACTCGGCAGAAAAAATCACTGAACTGCGCGAAGCGGGAATTCTGAGCTAG
- a CDS encoding CoA transferase: protein MTSGDESSSRSEDGILAGINVVECGEGIAAAFAAKMMADLGANVIKIEAPGGDRSRRRGPFPNDEENPEKSGLFLYLNNNKRGVTLALDRPEGREILGRLLRNADILVHNVPPCERTVRGLESDQLAKQFPELIIAGISPFGDSGPYSNWKAYSLNLENAGGMAFLAPGASQSPELPPLKAFGDQPEYQGGLHACYAALAAYWGRLGGGEPLTIEISQQECIAAMLELNFMHYTYAGRETSRLGRRILGPWLLADCSDGVIFVACAEEAQWQRMVEVMGDPGWAHEELFKDRLTRGANSDALNLFIKEWASSWKTQELFHAGQGKRVPFASVNQMKDVYADAQLNFRDYFVTLDYPGVGKLRLPGAPARWGGEWSIRSLAPRLGQHNEEILVDELGMSPAKFAALYDAGII from the coding sequence ATGACCTCGGGCGATGAGAGTTCGAGCAGATCGGAAGACGGAATCCTCGCTGGGATAAACGTGGTCGAATGCGGCGAAGGCATAGCGGCAGCATTTGCCGCAAAAATGATGGCTGATCTTGGAGCAAATGTGATCAAGATCGAAGCGCCCGGCGGCGATCGCTCGCGGCGGCGGGGACCATTTCCGAACGACGAGGAAAATCCCGAGAAGAGCGGACTGTTCCTCTACCTCAACAACAACAAGCGCGGGGTTACGCTGGCGCTTGATCGGCCCGAAGGCCGCGAGATCCTCGGACGGCTGCTGCGCAACGCCGATATCCTGGTGCATAACGTGCCGCCGTGCGAACGCACTGTCCGTGGCCTCGAGAGTGACCAGCTGGCCAAGCAGTTTCCCGAATTAATCATCGCTGGAATATCGCCCTTCGGCGACAGTGGTCCATATAGTAACTGGAAAGCCTACTCGCTCAACCTTGAAAACGCGGGCGGGATGGCCTTTCTCGCTCCCGGGGCCTCGCAGAGCCCGGAGTTACCACCCCTCAAGGCGTTTGGCGATCAGCCGGAGTACCAAGGCGGCTTGCATGCCTGCTATGCCGCATTGGCGGCCTATTGGGGCCGGCTCGGCGGTGGGGAACCCCTCACGATCGAGATTTCCCAGCAGGAATGTATTGCCGCGATGCTCGAACTGAATTTCATGCATTACACATATGCGGGACGCGAGACCTCGCGACTGGGGCGCCGCATCTTGGGACCGTGGCTCCTGGCTGATTGCAGCGACGGGGTTATCTTCGTGGCCTGTGCCGAAGAAGCGCAGTGGCAGCGCATGGTGGAAGTGATGGGCGATCCGGGGTGGGCGCATGAGGAGCTGTTCAAAGATCGCCTCACGCGCGGGGCGAACAGCGACGCGCTTAATCTCTTTATCAAGGAGTGGGCGTCGAGCTGGAAAACGCAAGAGCTGTTTCATGCGGGCCAGGGCAAACGGGTACCGTTCGCCAGCGTCAATCAGATGAAAGATGTTTACGCGGACGCGCAACTCAACTTCCGCGACTACTTCGTAACGCTTGACTATCCCGGAGTTGGTAAGCTGCGGCTTCCGGGCGCACCAGCCAGATGGGGTGGTGAATGGTCGATTCGTTCGTTGGCGCCGCGGCTCGGACAACACAACGAAGAAATTCTTGTGGACGAACTGGGGATGAGTCCCGCGAAATTCGCGGCTTTGTATGATGCAGGAATCATCTGA
- a CDS encoding alpha/beta hydrolase domain-containing protein — protein MITKISFDAERSPVFGGASFGQVGCYEKLTGRAFGELDPASQCNSVIADIGLAPRNIDGKVEYAVDFYILKPVDLTRGNKVLLFDVTNRGNKMTYLPLNFPFKAPPEFMPINDPSGPGDAGTGYLMRQGYAIVWTGWDATAPSGNDRLTITVPVASVDGKPIIGPALEEIMVDTPQNISSEAEMFSWPLTYPAASLDQSRATLTVRKYRDEPPIIVPADDWEYLDAATIQLTPARKKAFERGVIYQFVYPATDPKVIGIGFAAVRDFVAFLRHSTADANGTPNPLVNSVNWSVATGLSQSGRFHRPFLYLGFNQDEQGRQVFDGMMPYINGAGGGFFNHRFAQPNRTAFQRWSHVYPEQVFPFAYTSLTDPLTGKTDSVLARCEASGSYPKIMEVNDSNSYWFKSASLAITTPDGTQDLVDPVNVRFYLLSSIAHGVASGRGICRQLQNPISPGPALRALLAALTEWVVSGKEPPPSRVPRLHDGTLTAPSSQAAVGFPEIPGVTYTGVASFRELYDYGPQFDRGIISTLPPVSRGRAYSTLVPKVDADGIDLAGIRLPDIAAPVGTYTGWNLLASAPRDECSAMGSFIPFARSKAERIAAGDPRLSLEERYVTHGRYAEEVRAAAQRLVAARLLLPEDAAAYVEAAEMRDLSLPQ, from the coding sequence ATGATCACAAAAATTTCGTTCGATGCCGAGCGCTCCCCAGTATTCGGCGGAGCATCGTTCGGGCAAGTCGGATGCTACGAAAAACTGACAGGACGCGCGTTCGGCGAGCTTGATCCTGCAAGCCAGTGCAACTCCGTTATCGCAGATATCGGATTAGCACCGCGCAATATCGACGGCAAGGTCGAATATGCAGTTGACTTCTATATTTTGAAGCCGGTGGATTTGACGCGCGGCAATAAAGTGTTGCTGTTCGATGTGACTAATCGCGGCAACAAAATGACGTACCTTCCCTTGAATTTTCCGTTCAAGGCGCCGCCTGAGTTTATGCCGATAAATGATCCCAGCGGCCCTGGCGACGCTGGCACCGGATACCTGATGCGTCAGGGCTATGCGATCGTCTGGACCGGCTGGGACGCTACCGCACCATCGGGCAACGATCGCCTGACCATCACGGTTCCGGTCGCATCAGTCGATGGGAAACCGATCATCGGCCCCGCGCTGGAAGAGATCATGGTTGATACGCCGCAAAACATATCGTCTGAGGCGGAGATGTTCAGCTGGCCGCTGACCTACCCGGCGGCCAGCCTCGATCAATCCAGGGCAACACTGACCGTGCGCAAGTACCGCGATGAGCCGCCGATCATTGTACCGGCGGATGATTGGGAATACCTCGATGCGGCAACAATCCAGCTGACTCCGGCACGCAAGAAAGCCTTCGAGCGTGGCGTGATCTATCAGTTCGTCTACCCTGCAACGGATCCGAAAGTCATCGGAATCGGGTTCGCGGCGGTGCGCGATTTCGTCGCGTTTCTGCGCCATTCGACGGCTGATGCGAATGGGACGCCCAACCCGCTGGTGAACTCAGTCAACTGGTCTGTCGCGACAGGCCTATCACAGTCCGGGCGGTTCCATCGACCTTTCCTGTATCTCGGGTTCAACCAGGATGAGCAGGGGCGGCAGGTTTTCGACGGCATGATGCCGTATATCAATGGGGCTGGTGGAGGATTTTTCAATCATCGGTTTGCGCAACCCAACCGCACCGCGTTCCAGCGCTGGAGCCACGTTTATCCGGAACAGGTCTTTCCGTTCGCCTACACCAGCCTTACCGACCCGCTCACGGGCAAGACTGATAGCGTGCTCGCACGGTGCGAGGCTTCCGGTTCGTACCCCAAGATCATGGAAGTGAACGATTCCAATAGTTACTGGTTCAAAAGCGCTTCTCTCGCCATTACCACACCCGACGGAACACAAGATCTGGTTGATCCAGTCAACGTGCGCTTCTACCTGCTTTCGAGTATCGCGCATGGCGTGGCTTCGGGACGTGGTATCTGCCGGCAGTTGCAGAATCCGATTAGCCCGGGTCCCGCGCTGCGCGCGCTACTGGCCGCTTTGACCGAATGGGTTGTGTCGGGCAAGGAGCCGCCGCCGAGCAGGGTGCCGCGATTGCACGATGGCACTCTGACGGCGCCATCGTCGCAAGCCGCTGTAGGCTTTCCGGAAATTCCGGGAGTGACTTACACCGGCGTGGCGAGTTTCCGCGAGCTCTATGATTACGGACCTCAGTTCGACCGCGGAATTATCAGTACGCTGCCGCCGGTCTCACGCGGTCGCGCTTACTCGACCTTGGTGCCAAAAGTGGATGCGGACGGCATCGATCTGGCCGGTATTCGACTCCCGGATATCGCAGCACCGGTCGGAACGTATACCGGCTGGAACCTGCTGGCGAGCGCACCCAGAGACGAATGTTCGGCGATGGGCTCTTTCATTCCGTTCGCGCGAAGCAAAGCGGAGCGGATCGCGGCTGGTGATCCGCGCTTGTCGCTTGAAGAACGGTACGTCACGCACGGTCGCTACGCCGAGGAGGTTCGCGCGGCAGCGCAACGCTTGGTCGCGGCTAGGCTCCTACTGCCCGAGGATGCCGCCGCATATGTGGAGGCTGCCGAAATGCGAGACCTGAGCTTACCACAGTGA
- a CDS encoding carboxymuconolactone decarboxylase family protein, producing MIERKQRVPFRDFSTLGADDRKMGERTQVNGKVVNIFRVLMQHPKLVRAWGKFASYILSDQQTLAPREREILILRIGWLNQAPYEFEQHVRIGKAAGLTDDEIDRIGKGPGAGWNKHDAALIQVADDLFRNSVVSDETWQTLSVRYNTEQMMDAVFTVGQYNLVSWALNSFGVPLDDYLPGSKK from the coding sequence ATGATCGAGAGAAAACAGCGCGTACCTTTTCGCGATTTCTCAACGCTGGGCGCAGACGACCGGAAGATGGGGGAGCGCACCCAGGTTAACGGCAAGGTTGTCAACATCTTCCGCGTGCTGATGCAGCATCCCAAGCTAGTCAGGGCGTGGGGAAAATTCGCGAGCTACATACTTTCCGACCAGCAGACCTTGGCGCCCCGCGAGCGGGAGATTTTGATCCTGCGCATCGGATGGCTCAACCAGGCGCCCTACGAATTCGAACAGCACGTTCGTATCGGAAAGGCTGCTGGCCTCACCGATGATGAAATCGATCGGATCGGCAAAGGGCCGGGGGCAGGATGGAATAAACACGACGCGGCGCTGATTCAGGTTGCCGACGATCTGTTCAGGAACTCCGTCGTCTCCGACGAAACCTGGCAGACGCTGTCCGTCCGCTACAACACCGAGCAGATGATGGACGCGGTGTTTACCGTCGGCCAGTACAACCTGGTCTCGTGGGCGCTGAACAGCTTCGGCGTCCCGCTGGACGATTACCTGCCGGGCTCGAAGAAATGA
- a CDS encoding amidohydrolase family protein — MEIVDAQIHATHRGLEQSIAIMDAMGVSAAVLDDWPPTRQKLPSGISRFEYPFAEDAVIRFPARFAYVVRFDPNDPDIDDLVGQVRKAPGRICVRIASGHDFKVLREGGHERILAAAGKHRVPVMIYPGGEHQSLTNYVRKFDDVQFIIDHVGMGVERAALPDQLLTTIDQLLTYATYPNVAIKWGHAPRLSREPFPYRDLLTQLRRVIEAFGVKRLMWASDFTVTTDHHTYAESLFCIRCADNLSESDKEWILGGTAREILAWPKTT; from the coding sequence ATGGAGATAGTCGACGCACAGATCCACGCCACTCATAGAGGGCTCGAGCAGTCAATCGCGATCATGGATGCGATGGGCGTGAGTGCTGCCGTGCTCGACGATTGGCCGCCGACGCGGCAGAAGCTGCCGAGCGGCATCAGTCGCTTTGAATATCCCTTCGCCGAAGACGCAGTCATCCGCTTCCCGGCGCGCTTCGCCTACGTCGTTCGCTTCGACCCCAACGATCCTGACATCGACGATCTGGTCGGACAAGTGCGCAAAGCACCGGGCCGGATCTGTGTGCGCATCGCCTCAGGCCACGATTTCAAAGTCTTGCGCGAAGGCGGGCACGAACGCATCCTGGCGGCGGCCGGCAAACATCGCGTGCCGGTGATGATCTATCCCGGCGGCGAGCATCAGTCACTCACCAACTACGTCCGCAAGTTCGACGACGTTCAGTTCATCATCGACCACGTTGGGATGGGCGTGGAGCGCGCCGCACTACCCGACCAATTGCTGACGACGATCGACCAGCTTTTGACCTACGCGACATATCCTAACGTCGCGATCAAATGGGGACATGCGCCGCGGCTGTCGCGAGAGCCCTTTCCCTATCGCGACCTGCTGACGCAACTACGAAGGGTTATCGAGGCCTTCGGCGTCAAGCGCCTGATGTGGGCGAGTGATTTCACGGTCACCACTGATCACCATACCTACGCGGAATCTCTCTTCTGCATACGCTGCGCCGATAACTTGTCCGAAAGCGACAAGGAATGGATTCTCGGCGGGACAGCCCGGGAAATATTAGCGTGGCCCAAAACAACTTGA
- a CDS encoding thiamine pyrophosphate-binding protein, producing MPRINGGEMLVRALEREGVQQVFALHGGHLDAIFKACREHDLRVIDTRHEQAAAHMADGWARTTGCPGVAMVTAGPGVTDAVTGVANAYLDAIPMILIGGRSPLLDDETLPLQGGIDQVALMKPITKWARSVTHTERIPEYVAMAFRQAVSGRPGPVFLELPIDVLFARVEEEKVAFPENYRPKSPAGPSREALAQALQWLSEAERPAILAGGGVWFAQAITELREFAELTHTPVLANAKARGVISEDHPLCFGAFGAIHPAAHARRGNQSADLVFLLGTRIGLATGGRNSLIPTEARVIQVDIEPEEIGRGRSIELGIVADCGEFLRQASAASRNMKFGGHEAWIEQLATMRAGQRGKWDEAMKSESPIHPARMAREVVQALDPDAIIAADGGETAAWIANAFKACQPGSFLSHGYLGCLGIGIPFALSAKVAHPQRQVVCVIGDGSVGLNFAEFDTAVRHNLPITVVVNNDMQWGMSKHGQVLAWGAGNTIGTELGIVHYERAAQGLGAHGEFVDQAGGIAPALERAFKSGRPACVNIMTDPDVIEPGTLAMYSVFSGGKAPKSAGQSEAKSDETMLPYYGKRKIDR from the coding sequence ATGCCACGCATAAACGGTGGGGAGATGCTGGTTCGAGCACTCGAGCGTGAGGGCGTGCAACAGGTCTTCGCACTGCACGGTGGTCACCTGGACGCGATCTTCAAAGCCTGCCGCGAGCACGATCTGCGTGTGATCGATACGCGCCACGAGCAAGCCGCGGCGCACATGGCCGATGGATGGGCGCGTACGACCGGGTGTCCGGGGGTGGCTATGGTGACCGCCGGGCCCGGGGTTACGGATGCAGTTACCGGCGTTGCGAATGCATATCTCGACGCGATTCCGATGATCCTGATAGGCGGACGCAGTCCCTTGCTCGACGACGAAACCCTGCCGCTGCAGGGTGGTATCGATCAGGTTGCGTTGATGAAGCCCATCACGAAGTGGGCGCGCTCCGTTACTCACACCGAGCGAATCCCGGAATATGTCGCGATGGCATTTCGGCAGGCAGTATCGGGGCGGCCCGGACCCGTATTCCTCGAACTTCCGATTGATGTCCTGTTCGCACGCGTGGAGGAGGAGAAGGTCGCCTTCCCGGAAAACTATCGTCCCAAGTCACCGGCCGGCCCAAGCCGCGAGGCACTGGCGCAGGCGCTCCAATGGCTAAGCGAAGCTGAGCGGCCGGCGATTCTTGCAGGTGGCGGCGTCTGGTTCGCACAGGCCATCACCGAGTTGCGCGAGTTTGCCGAACTAACTCACACGCCGGTCCTGGCCAATGCGAAGGCGCGCGGCGTAATCTCCGAGGACCATCCCTTGTGCTTCGGCGCGTTCGGCGCGATTCATCCGGCGGCGCATGCTCGCCGCGGCAACCAAAGCGCCGATCTCGTTTTCCTGCTGGGCACGCGGATCGGGCTCGCCACCGGTGGACGGAACAGCCTGATCCCAACTGAGGCTCGCGTAATCCAGGTGGATATCGAGCCCGAGGAGATCGGACGCGGCCGCAGCATCGAGCTCGGGATAGTGGCCGACTGTGGCGAATTTCTCCGCCAGGCAAGCGCAGCATCCCGCAACATGAAATTCGGCGGCCACGAAGCGTGGATCGAGCAGCTCGCAACGATGCGCGCGGGTCAGCGCGGCAAATGGGATGAGGCGATGAAGAGCGAAAGCCCGATCCATCCCGCGCGTATGGCGCGAGAAGTCGTGCAGGCGCTCGACCCTGACGCAATCATCGCGGCCGATGGCGGCGAAACTGCCGCGTGGATCGCCAACGCGTTCAAAGCATGTCAGCCCGGCAGTTTCCTCAGCCACGGCTATCTGGGATGCCTTGGTATCGGCATACCGTTCGCGCTTTCGGCCAAAGTCGCCCATCCGCAAAGGCAGGTTGTCTGCGTTATCGGCGACGGTTCGGTCGGGCTCAACTTCGCGGAGTTCGACACCGCAGTAAGGCACAACCTCCCAATCACTGTAGTAGTCAATAACGATATGCAGTGGGGTATGTCGAAACACGGCCAGGTCCTTGCCTGGGGTGCGGGGAACACGATCGGGACTGAGTTGGGCATCGTCCATTACGAGCGCGCCGCACAAGGACTGGGCGCGCACGGCGAGTTTGTCGATCAAGCCGGCGGAATCGCTCCGGCACTCGAGCGTGCATTTAAAAGCGGTCGTCCCGCTTGCGTCAACATCATGACCGATCCCGACGTTATCGAACCAGGGACACTTGCAATGTACAGCGTCTTCAGTGGCGGAAAGGCTCCAAAGAGCGCAGGCCAATCCGAGGCAAAGTCGGACGAAACGATGCTGCCCTATTACGGCAAACGCAAAATCGATCGATAG